Proteins encoded within one genomic window of Cyanobacteriota bacterium:
- the gatA gene encoding Asp-tRNA(Asn)/Glu-tRNA(Gln) amidotransferase subunit GatA: protein MASIRELHEQLVNKERSAVELTQEYLNRIEAVEPKVRSLLHVTAEQALDQARRVDTQIAAGQTVGLLAGIPIVVKDNLCTQGIPTTCGSRILQNFIPPYESTVTQRLKAAGAVIVGKANMDEFAMGSSTETSAYQVTANPWDLERVPGGSSGGSAAAVAAGECVVSLGSDTGGSIRLPASFCGVVGMKPTYGRVSRYGLVAYASSLDQIGPFGRSVEDTAILLQAIAGYDPNDSTSLNVPVPDYQKALRPDLKIKSYRRIGVIKETFGSGLSPSVEKAVTTAIEQLQDLGAEIQVVSCPSFNYGLPTYYIIACSEASANLARYDGVKYGYRAEDAEDLVTMYTRSRAEGFGSEVKRRIMLGTYALSAGYYDAYYLKAQKVRTLIKQDFERAFEQVDVLISPTSPTTAFKIGEKTTDPLSMYLS, encoded by the coding sequence ATGGCATCCATTCGTGAGTTGCATGAACAGTTGGTTAATAAAGAGCGATCCGCGGTTGAACTTACCCAAGAGTACCTAAATCGCATCGAAGCTGTAGAACCCAAAGTGCGGAGCTTGCTGCACGTTACGGCTGAACAAGCGCTAGATCAAGCGCGGCGAGTGGATACTCAAATTGCTGCTGGTCAAACTGTCGGGTTGTTAGCTGGAATCCCGATCGTTGTCAAAGATAACCTCTGTACTCAAGGGATCCCGACAACCTGTGGATCTCGCATTTTGCAGAACTTTATACCACCCTACGAATCCACGGTCACTCAGCGCTTGAAGGCAGCGGGTGCCGTCATTGTTGGCAAGGCCAATATGGATGAGTTCGCTATGGGTAGTTCCACTGAGACTTCAGCCTATCAGGTGACAGCAAATCCTTGGGATTTAGAGCGTGTGCCCGGTGGCTCGTCTGGTGGATCGGCTGCTGCTGTGGCTGCGGGTGAGTGTGTTGTTTCCCTCGGCTCAGATACGGGTGGATCTATCCGTCTGCCAGCATCGTTTTGTGGAGTGGTGGGCATGAAGCCAACCTATGGGCGAGTGTCTCGCTATGGGCTAGTCGCCTATGCCTCTTCCCTAGATCAAATCGGCCCCTTTGGTCGCAGTGTAGAAGATACGGCGATTCTATTGCAGGCGATCGCAGGCTATGATCCTAACGATTCCACGAGCTTGAATGTGCCTGTGCCTGATTACCAAAAGGCACTGCGTCCTGACCTTAAGATTAAAAGCTATCGTCGTATTGGAGTTATTAAAGAAACCTTTGGCTCTGGACTGTCACCAAGCGTCGAAAAGGCGGTGACTACTGCGATCGAGCAACTGCAAGACCTTGGTGCTGAGATTCAGGTTGTGTCCTGTCCTAGTTTTAACTATGGACTCCCCACCTATTACATTATTGCGTGTTCAGAGGCTTCGGCAAACCTAGCCCGTTATGATGGCGTAAAGTATGGCTATCGGGCAGAGGATGCGGAGGATTTAGTTACCATGTATACCCGCAGCCGTGCTGAAGGATTTGGCAGCGAAGTCAAGCGCCGCATCATGCTAGGAACCTATGCATTGTCGGCTGGGTACTACGATGCCTATTATCTCAAGGCCCAAAAGGTGCGGACGTTAATTAAGCAAGACTTTGAACGTGCATTTGAGCAAGTAGATGTGCTGATTTCGCCGACTTCTCCTACTACGGCCTTTAAGATTGGGGAAAAAACGACTGATCCGCTGAGTATGTATTTATC
- a CDS encoding LysR family transcriptional regulator yields the protein MSDLPFTLDQLRILKAIAAEGSFKRAADSLYVSQPAVSLQVQNLERQLDVPLFDRGGRRAQLTEAGHLLLSYGEKILTLCQETCRAIEDLQNLQGGTLVIGASQTTGTYLLPRMMGLFRQRYPDVSVQLQVHSTRRTSWSVANGQIDLAIIGGEVPSELQESLEIIPYSEDELALIMPVFHPLASQEFIKKDDLYGLKFIALDSQSTIRKVIDQVLSRHGIETRQLSIEMELNSIEAIKNAVQAGLGAAFVSISAIEKELQMDVMHRAKIEGVEVKRTLSVILNPNRYRSKAAEAFIREILPKFSTYPDLFQKEAAPESVEPHNVTVSIEE from the coding sequence ATGTCTGACCTTCCTTTTACCTTAGACCAACTCCGCATCCTCAAAGCAATTGCTGCCGAGGGAAGTTTTAAGCGAGCTGCTGATAGCTTGTATGTATCCCAACCTGCAGTCAGCTTACAGGTGCAAAACTTGGAACGGCAGTTGGATGTACCCTTGTTCGATCGCGGCGGGCGGCGTGCCCAACTCACAGAAGCAGGTCATCTGTTACTAAGCTACGGAGAGAAAATCCTCACCCTTTGTCAAGAAACATGTCGAGCAATTGAAGATTTACAAAATCTTCAGGGTGGCACATTAGTCATCGGTGCTAGTCAAACCACGGGCACCTATCTGTTGCCCCGGATGATGGGGCTGTTTCGTCAGCGGTATCCAGATGTGTCTGTGCAACTCCAAGTTCATTCTACAAGGCGCACATCGTGGAGTGTTGCCAATGGACAGATTGATTTAGCGATTATTGGGGGTGAAGTTCCCTCGGAATTACAAGAGTCCTTAGAAATAATTCCCTACTCTGAAGATGAACTTGCACTAATTATGCCAGTTTTTCACCCCTTAGCTAGTCAAGAGTTTATCAAGAAGGATGATCTATACGGCTTAAAATTTATTGCCCTAGATTCACAATCCACGATTCGCAAGGTGATTGACCAAGTGTTGTCTCGCCATGGTATTGAAACCAGACAGCTATCGATAGAAATGGAACTGAATTCCATCGAAGCAATTAAAAATGCAGTGCAAGCTGGCTTAGGAGCAGCGTTTGTATCTATTTCTGCGATTGAAAAAGAACTACAAATGGACGTAATGCACCGAGCTAAGATTGAAGGAGTAGAAGTAAAGCGCACGCTATCTGTAATTTTGAACCCTAACCGCTATCGATCCAAGGCGGCTGAGGCGTTTATTCGAGAAATTTTGCCGAAATTTTCTACCTATCCAGATTTATTCCAAAAAGAGGCTGCACCAGAGTCTGTAGAACCTCATAATGTCACAGTTAGCATTGAAGAGTAG
- a CDS encoding 2Fe-2S iron-sulfur cluster-binding protein: MVKIVKLEPIAQETEVETNGSLLSVLLNKELDVLKECGGRGMCATCHVYIKEGMQALSPMNRREQRTLEVITTCKANSRLACQARVMANGVVVELPAGMYVNSLQDIEALIGRRAEQNLLHPVTGQILVEEGKLITRSVLKQLETTPSFKVSDYFIQSSDV, translated from the coding sequence ATGGTTAAGATCGTTAAGCTTGAACCCATCGCCCAAGAAACTGAGGTTGAAACCAATGGCAGCTTGTTGTCTGTGCTGTTGAACAAAGAGTTAGATGTGTTGAAGGAATGTGGCGGGCGGGGCATGTGTGCTACCTGCCATGTTTATATCAAAGAAGGAATGCAGGCATTGTCGCCGATGAATCGTCGAGAACAACGCACCCTAGAGGTGATTACAACCTGTAAGGCAAATTCTCGGTTGGCATGTCAAGCCAGGGTCATGGCTAATGGGGTTGTAGTTGAACTGCCTGCGGGTATGTACGTTAACTCGTTGCAAGATATTGAGGCCCTAATTGGGCGTAGGGCTGAGCAAAATCTGTTGCACCCAGTTACAGGTCAAATTCTGGTGGAAGAGGGTAAGTTAATTACTCGCTCTGTGCTGAAGCAACTAGAAACCACACCTAGCTTTAAGGTAAGTGATTACTTTATCCAATCGTCAGATGTCTAA